Part of the Salmo trutta chromosome 5, fSalTru1.1, whole genome shotgun sequence genome is shown below.
AATGCCGAAGCGTGTCAGCGTAAAGCTCTCTCTGTAACACCAGTGGTCGGAAAAGATTGATGGGCTCCGCCGTGTGGAATGTTGCCGGAACCCGGACTTCTGGTGGAACTTGGCTGTTCCCAACCAGAGCGTGACAGAGTCTCTTCTCCTGAAGACTCCTGTGAAGAAAGCCTAGCATGTCCCGTAGCCTGTGCTCCAGACTCTCAGAGCCCCAGCTAGACGAGCCCTTACTCAACAACAGGTGCAGCAGGGTCGTCTTCAGGTGATAGTTGGTCAGAGCACACCTGCCAGTTAGACCCATCTGTTTCTTGTGTAGGAAAGTGATGATCTGAAGGCAGTGGAGGTGGCAGGAATTTTCAGGCAGGCTTTTAGCCACATGTTTGAGCAGGTTCCTCTCATAGACAGCAAAGGAGAGGGGCCAGTAAGTGTCTGAGGAGGTGCTGCTGTCAGAAGGGAAGTGTGATACAAAGTAGGCATTTGTGCCATCTAGTTCCACAACGGGGATGATGTTCATCACAACAACCTTTCCTGAGCGGAATCTGACCTTCAGTGCGCCAGTAGCATCCAGGTTGCGGAAAGTGAGCTCAAACTCGTACTTGTGAGAAATCCGTCCCCAGGCTTTGGTCACGGAGATCTGGAACCACTTCATGACCTGGTCCTTAGCCAGATAAGGTGTGTTCTTGGAGCACAGAAGGTCATCCGGGGTGTGGTCTGCTCTGGGCTTTTCATTTTTGCTGTGTAGCAAGCACAGCATGTCCTCACCCAGGTTGGCAGAGCCACAGAGACAGCCGTCCTCATTCTCCCCAACCTTTGTCACCTTGATCCTGCCACAGCCCTGCATGTCCAGGGGTACGTCACTGGAGGGGCTGCACCACAGCTGGAACTGGAAGGAGTAGGGCTCCGGTGGGGCGAAAGGGACAATGAGATCACACATCAGGGGCTTGCTCACCCTCCACGACTCAAACATACTCCCAACGCCCACAAAGTCCGCCACCTCCATGTCAGTctccctgtcacacacactccTCAGGGACTCCAGCAGGTCATCAGCGAAGCCCTCCACAAATTCCCGCACCCTCCAGTTCTCATGGGCCGAGGTGTGGATGCATCTCTCACAGAAGCTGTTTAGGACTCCCTTATCGAGCTGGAGTGTCTTGGAACTGATGGATCCACCCTCAACAAACCCATCCTCATCATCAGCGTATCGGGCTTCCATGTCTGTCAAATCCTGCCGACATACCTCAATAGTGAAGAAGATGACCAGTGAGAGGGCGCTCCAGAAGTACCAGCCGTAGCCGTCCTCTGAGCCAGGGTCCTGCTGCTCCGTGCCTGCATACAAGAGCTCCTGCTCCAGCCGCGActgctccagctccagcctctTCTCATGCTCCCTCATGCGGGCCAGCAGGGCCTCATCCTGCTCTGGGAGGGTGGTGTTCTCCTGCGGGAACAGCAGCGGATGGTTCAAGATGGCCGCTGCCACCACCACAAACACCCGTGCTATGGCCCCCTGCATCCTGGCTCCCTGGACCTCAGGGAGGAGACAAAACCAGTGTCACCCCTCACGCCAGCATCTCATCGACTCTGATCAAGCTGCAGCCCAAAACCTGAAAAATAAATAGGATTTGACAAAATTATGATATGTCCTTGCAACTTTTTGGGGGATTTCATAATCAGCTTGAGAGCTATTTTACTTCTTCAAACACGTCGCTATTGTGTACTGTGCATTGCGAGGTGATTCAGTAGAATCATAACACAAAATCACATGTTAACTCTGAAGAGCCTCAGCCTTCTTGAGGAAGCAGCCTGCACCTCTAAATATAGAGAGAGGGCGGAGTGACGCACTGTAGCCAAATATTGAACTGTGTGTGTCATGGAAGGAAGTAAGCACTGCGAGAACCAAACAGAACTGATCGCATTGTATCTGTCAAGAATTTGCTTCCAGTAAACAATTAGAGGAAAAGCCTTACAATAACTCATTTGGCAAATGTATAATTCATTTTTATGTCAAAGAATCACTATTGCAGAGCGGTATTAAGTCAGATGATGGGTCCAGAAAGGAGTAAATAGTAGCTCAGTTCATGTAACATTTTGGTTGTGTTTAGATAGGAAGGAACCATAATTTAGCCTACATAGGAAAGGAAATAACATAAGGGCCCTTTGAAAATCTTATTTTTGAAGCTTTTAACAGAACTTTCTCTCTTATTACCAACCCTTGGGGTGAGCATATAATCAAAAAAGCAGACTTCTAAATATTTGGAGAAATAAAGAAATTGTAGGCATTCTGAATGGGTCATGAAATGAACAAGCTTTTTGGGAGACTGAACATAAACATTCCAgattagtgatgcaccgatatgacatttttggcggccttttaagcattctagtacagttaaatggttaacacacacagatggatgcagcggtctaaggcactgcatctcagtgcaagaggcatcactacagtccctggttcgaatccaggctgtatcacatccggccgtgattgggagtcccatagggcgctgcacaattggcccagagtcgtctgggtttggcaggggtaggccgtcattgtaaattagaatttgttcttaaggaacttgcctagtaaaataaaggttacacacacacacgccacactgaccaaaaagttattttgttggcatttacgtatgtccccattaccagtaaaacataatcaaaacctatttctttcccttacttgctgtgctgtttcgttgctcatttgttcagtcgtttcattctcaaccaggatttatATGGAatgccatttgggtctttgcgtgtcaaaaaagatacacgtcaaataacactatttgaagtgtcaaataagcttgttgaccaatcaggacctgaatatgactgcacatcACGTAACCATTTAAggcgttcatacattttttacatagttattacacattgattacgctatcactcgtatttcatgtcACAACGATTTGTCGATACCTGTGCTATGATGCTGGtgaagttgtctcgcgcacctacagtgctggtcattacaaaaagctagctagctcatggatgcaaacaatgttcttccccaaaaacaaagCAAAACGGCATAATCTGTTTCAGTGGCTAGCTAACTATAGAGCTGTGCGTCATCATCTAAAAtgaccctaatttataagacagttcttatttgattaatggtggtcgaacccatctatgtgaagctagctacaataaggattagccacaatagtcgactttgcggttagccttcaaaataaaagtattttattgacagtgatgcaaatgaatacaaatagtagaattatgccataatttaATAGCTCatgctaaacaaggttggaatgttataCAAAATCAACAAAAaacaatttgttaatttgacaaatctgttaatcacactggatgtattatactttagaattgcattgggggggggggcatacttTTTCACtatacagccttacctatggattgtggatcaatgacatggggtatcagtctactcagtgacacccagagaacattagcatcgtagctcttattgcgggactctgaaacaactgaattcagccacatttattgtcaacctatgtgtattgaacactattcctgaACACTATTCCTATTGTTTTTACAATActgcgtggatgttttggagtctgataactctgaggaggacattgggaaaaaatacatttaattgattcccaatccttaggtaaagctgtagaGTGCAAtttgaatgtcaatacacacaataggctaactggggaggtgatttcacataGTCACAGTCCCGTGATAAGCGCTACAACGCTAATATTTacgtaaactcttcacagttgtgttctgtgggtgtcaccgagtagactgataccccatttcattgcttcacattccaaccttgtttaacattatctagtctaaatatggcatgattccaccaattgtaaccttctgcatcactttcaaagagttacttttattttgaagtcaaacagcaaattccactattgtgcctaatccttaatgtggctagcttcacaacacataacccggtcaggtcgagcctcactagccagatgaagttgtctggctgcttataacattaGCTTTGGGCATCaaggttaagtagctggctagctatttattttcattaactgaagttcaatttaaataggcaaacaacaagtggctacctagctaatacttactcacaaggattcctaaatcattgctaagaacagtgaaaatgactgcagtttctactggtcattgttttcaggctggttgcatTGGTGCTATCttggtaccaagctaaagctagctatgTCGTAAAGccaatagcagtgacgctattactgtgtaacttcggtagggcaacatctgaataATAGTGCACTTGGTAACGTTAGTGTGTACCGATGCTCGACCagtcgcgaaagccaacatcacccacgacagagaacggttgactgtcaagggcaatgaattccattatcttggcattaatggatttcgcctgAGTAGTCTCGttgaaattttcttactctttcaaatgactgctcgacttgttgactgctcgatctaGCGAAAAAAAATTCCTTGCCGTCATTACGtcatataggtatgcacgtcagctttgacatcggttatTCCCATCgacgttaaactagacat
Proteins encoded:
- the itprip gene encoding inositol 1,4,5-trisphosphate receptor-interacting protein, with product MQGAIARVFVVVAAAILNHPLLFPQENTTLPEQDEALLARMREHEKRLELEQSRLEQELLYAGTEQQDPGSEDGYGWYFWSALSLVIFFTIEVCRQDLTDMEARYADDEDGFVEGGSISSKTLQLDKGVLNSFCERCIHTSAHENWRVREFVEGFADDLLESLRSVCDRETDMEVADFVGVGSMFESWRVSKPLMCDLIVPFAPPEPYSFQFQLWCSPSSDVPLDMQGCGRIKVTKVGENEDGCLCGSANLGEDMLCLLHSKNEKPRADHTPDDLLCSKNTPYLAKDQVMKWFQISVTKAWGRISHKYEFELTFRNLDATGALKVRFRSGKVVVMNIIPVVELDGTNAYFVSHFPSDSSTSSDTYWPLSFAVYERNLLKHVAKSLPENSCHLHCLQIITFLHKKQMGLTGRCALTNYHLKTTLLHLLLSKGSSSWGSESLEHRLRDMLGFLHRSLQEKRLCHALVGNSQVPPEVRVPATFHTAEPINLFRPLVLQRELYADTLRHFQEMLRNAPVLIQEYTPLLQNGDTHHRLNSMAQSE